In the Geobacter sp. FeAm09 genome, one interval contains:
- a CDS encoding DUF3108 domain-containing protein — protein MHVKRKRVLPLYLALSVLAHGLFLFSMGRFGSYTFVAPVNHIQAVMVDLTKPRDNSAPVAPPKAREVSDEGAGPQEVQGEKRQAPPAKKADSPAPTTVQDERGKQKPVDGDVPAKQKIAPPVEDTKPASAPAPHVPRKAASAPVIAPPLRTAGEFLASKNEKLTYLISLLGLPVGSAELEAKNEKGEVRITLRITSNTAISSVYPVDDSVETRHIAGNFLITKIKQQEGSFRSDTGFTLFLRDKSVFWVDLLKKRSSRETVPTSDVLDTLSGFYYLRNRPLLAGTTETLHIYDSETYADVPVEVVRRETIRLRNFKEVNTVVVRPLQQTAGIFRHSGEILIWMTDDANKVPVKIVTSIALGTVTAELVSAETTPAEEKAKEK, from the coding sequence ATGCATGTTAAAAGAAAGCGCGTGCTGCCTTTGTACCTTGCGCTGTCGGTGCTGGCACACGGCCTGTTCCTGTTTTCCATGGGGCGGTTCGGGAGCTATACCTTCGTGGCGCCGGTCAATCATATCCAGGCCGTCATGGTGGATCTGACCAAACCCCGCGACAACAGCGCGCCGGTTGCGCCCCCCAAAGCCCGGGAGGTCAGCGATGAAGGCGCGGGCCCGCAGGAGGTGCAAGGGGAAAAGCGGCAGGCGCCGCCGGCGAAAAAGGCGGACAGCCCGGCACCAACGACGGTACAGGATGAACGCGGCAAGCAGAAGCCCGTCGATGGCGACGTTCCCGCGAAACAGAAGATCGCCCCTCCCGTGGAGGATACAAAGCCGGCAAGCGCCCCGGCACCCCATGTCCCGCGGAAAGCCGCATCAGCGCCGGTCATCGCCCCGCCGCTGAGAACGGCAGGAGAGTTCCTGGCGTCGAAGAACGAAAAACTCACCTACCTCATAAGCCTGCTCGGCCTCCCGGTGGGGAGCGCCGAACTGGAGGCCAAAAACGAAAAGGGCGAAGTCCGGATTACCCTGAGGATCACGTCGAATACCGCCATTTCCAGCGTCTACCCCGTGGACGACTCTGTCGAAACCCGCCACATCGCCGGAAACTTCCTCATTACGAAGATCAAGCAGCAGGAAGGTTCGTTCAGGAGCGATACCGGGTTCACCCTGTTTCTCCGGGACAAGAGCGTCTTCTGGGTCGATCTCCTGAAGAAGCGCAGTTCGCGGGAAACCGTCCCGACGAGCGATGTGCTCGACACCCTGTCGGGGTTCTATTACCTCCGCAACCGGCCGCTGCTGGCCGGCACCACGGAGACGCTCCACATCTACGACAGCGAGACCTATGCAGATGTGCCGGTGGAGGTGGTGCGCCGGGAGACGATACGCCTGCGCAATTTCAAGGAAGTAAATACCGTGGTGGTCCGCCCGCTCCAGCAGACCGCCGGGATCTTCAGGCACAGCGGAGAAATCCTGATCTGGATGACCGACGACGCCAACAAGGTGCCGGTCAAAATCGTCACCTCCATTGCGCTTGGCACGGTAACGGCCGAGCTCGTGTCGGCCGAAACCACACCCGCGGAAGAAAAAGCCAAGGAAAAATAG
- a CDS encoding transglycosylase domain-containing protein translates to MKKFSYYILLVVVCYFAYIVISLSLVPPVSDLADRKFSMTIQVKDWQGEYHPFVVGPPNRYWTPSGRIPPEMKWAVILAEDSNFYTHEGFDVKAIKNAIKYDLEKKSLKRGASTITQQAAKNLFLSREKTITRKLKEIYLAWRMEQELSKGRIIELYLNVVELGPMVYGIGNGAHYYFGKPASALTPRECAFLAAMLPGPRVAYNPYKNLGKVLRRSNMILRLLRQKGVLSEGEYQAALAQQPNIAGMQRKVDKSIATPPVFTAPSSARNEPAEPPADAAQEKAPEGESAPSGESPAGGAPPAASEDAGQEKK, encoded by the coding sequence ATGAAAAAGTTCAGCTATTACATCCTGCTGGTAGTCGTCTGCTATTTTGCCTACATCGTCATTTCCCTGAGCCTGGTCCCGCCGGTGTCCGACCTGGCCGACCGAAAATTCAGCATGACCATCCAGGTCAAGGACTGGCAGGGGGAGTACCATCCCTTTGTGGTCGGGCCCCCCAACCGCTATTGGACCCCTTCCGGGCGCATCCCCCCCGAGATGAAGTGGGCCGTGATCCTGGCCGAGGACAGCAATTTCTATACTCATGAAGGTTTCGACGTCAAGGCCATCAAGAACGCCATCAAGTACGACCTGGAAAAGAAGAGCCTCAAGCGCGGCGCCTCCACCATCACCCAGCAGGCTGCCAAGAACCTGTTCCTCTCCCGGGAGAAGACCATCACCCGCAAGCTCAAGGAGATCTACCTGGCCTGGCGCATGGAGCAGGAGCTGAGCAAGGGGCGCATCATCGAGCTCTATCTGAACGTGGTCGAGTTGGGGCCCATGGTCTACGGCATCGGCAACGGCGCCCACTACTACTTCGGCAAGCCGGCCTCGGCCCTGACCCCGAGGGAATGCGCCTTTCTGGCCGCCATGCTGCCCGGGCCGCGGGTCGCCTACAACCCCTACAAGAACCTGGGGAAGGTGCTGCGCCGTTCCAACATGATCCTGCGGCTGTTGCGCCAGAAAGGGGTCCTGAGCGAGGGCGAGTACCAGGCCGCCCTGGCCCAGCAGCCGAATATCGCGGGGATGCAGCGCAAGGTGGACAAGAGCATCGCGACGCCGCCGGTGTTCACGGCGCCGTCGTCGGCTAGGAACGAGCCTGCCGAGCCGCCGGCCGATGCGGCACAGGAGAAGGCGCCCGAGGGAGAGAGTGCGCCCTCCGGGGAGTCCCCGGCCGGTGGCGCGCCGCCGGCGGCATCGGAAGATGCCGGCCAGGAAAAGAAGTGA
- the rlmN gene encoding 23S rRNA (adenine(2503)-C(2))-methyltransferase RlmN: MTGKTDLKNLTLPALERFLQGKGKERFRATQIFKWIYQQDARSFEEMSNISKDLRAELAETAFISDLAPEAVEEGSDGTRKYLFALADGNAVEAVLIPDEGRNTLCISSQAGCAMGCEFCLTGTFKLTRNLTTAEIVNQIMAVRREFDIRNIVMMGMGEPLHNLDNVIPAIQIMIDGNGLQFSNRRVTVSTCGLVPEMERLGREVPTVNLAVSLNATTDELRDRLMPVNRRYPLRELLRACKEFPLPGRRKVTFEYVMLGGLNDTLEDAKRLLRLTSDIPNKVNLIPFNEHEGCDLKAPTRAAVDAFHKYLIDRHVTVITRDSRGGDISAACGQLKGRLKK; encoded by the coding sequence ATGACCGGAAAGACCGACCTCAAAAATCTGACGCTGCCGGCTCTGGAACGGTTCCTCCAGGGCAAGGGCAAGGAGCGCTTCCGCGCCACCCAGATCTTCAAGTGGATCTACCAGCAGGATGCCCGTTCGTTCGAGGAGATGAGCAACATCTCCAAGGACCTGCGGGCCGAGTTGGCCGAGACCGCCTTCATCAGCGACCTCGCGCCGGAGGCGGTGGAGGAGGGGAGCGACGGGACGCGCAAGTACCTCTTCGCCCTTGCCGACGGCAATGCCGTGGAAGCGGTGCTGATCCCGGACGAAGGGCGCAACACCCTGTGCATCTCATCCCAGGCCGGCTGCGCCATGGGGTGCGAATTCTGCCTCACCGGGACCTTCAAACTGACCCGCAACCTGACCACGGCCGAGATCGTCAACCAGATCATGGCGGTCAGGCGGGAGTTCGACATCCGCAACATCGTCATGATGGGCATGGGCGAGCCGCTCCACAATCTGGACAACGTCATCCCGGCCATCCAGATCATGATCGACGGCAACGGCCTGCAGTTCTCCAACCGGCGGGTGACGGTCTCGACCTGCGGGCTGGTGCCGGAGATGGAGCGGCTCGGCCGCGAGGTGCCGACCGTCAACCTGGCGGTCTCGCTGAATGCCACCACCGACGAGCTGCGCGACCGGCTCATGCCGGTCAACCGGCGCTATCCGCTCAGGGAGCTGCTCAGGGCCTGCAAGGAGTTTCCGTTGCCGGGCCGGCGCAAGGTCACCTTCGAATATGTCATGCTGGGAGGACTGAACGATACGCTGGAGGATGCCAAGCGTCTGTTGCGCCTGACCAGCGACATCCCCAACAAGGTGAACCTGATCCCCTTCAACGAACATGAGGGGTGCGACCTCAAGGCACCGACCCGCGCCGCCGTGGACGCCTTCCACAAATACCTGATCGACCGCCATGTGACGGTCATCACCCGGGACAGCCGCGGCGGAGATATCTCGGCCGCCTGCGGCCAGTTGAAGGGACGGCTGAAAAAATAA
- a CDS encoding DEAD/DEAH box helicase, translated as MTFDELGLNAAILKAVADCGYATPTPVQEQSIPLAMAGHDLIATAQTGTGKTAAFVLPALQRLTAPSTVPGKGPRILVLTPTRELAGQVMDAARAYGRGFRPRCGTLLGGMPYREQLRLLSAPVDIIVATPGRLLDHLERGSVRLDRLEMLILDEADRMLDMGFSEDMEKIVARAPADRQTLMFTATMDATVSRMAERMLRNPQRVELAVRTASHALIEQRLHVADNLHHKKELLNHLVSDQTLTRAIIFSATKRDADELARELSRNGHQAAALHGDMNQIARNKTIERMRRGGIRLLVATDVAARGLDVTGISHVINFDLPRFAEDYVHRIGRTGRAGASGIAISFVSRSEVSYLEKIERFIGKRLPEQNIEGLAPLAVLRRSSGGAKRPGGPGGNRFSKPGGKSNASQGQGKPWNNAGKSSAAKPRRAPGHQPVVEYRSRRAPSEPR; from the coding sequence ATGACGTTTGACGAACTGGGCCTCAACGCGGCCATCCTCAAGGCGGTGGCCGACTGCGGCTACGCGACCCCCACACCCGTGCAGGAACAATCCATACCGCTGGCCATGGCCGGCCACGACCTGATCGCCACGGCCCAAACCGGAACCGGTAAAACGGCCGCATTCGTACTGCCGGCCCTGCAACGCCTGACCGCGCCCTCCACCGTACCGGGCAAGGGCCCCCGCATCCTGGTCCTCACCCCGACCCGCGAACTGGCGGGCCAGGTCATGGACGCCGCCCGTGCCTACGGCCGCGGTTTTCGCCCCCGCTGCGGCACGCTCTTGGGCGGGATGCCCTATCGCGAACAGCTGCGCCTGCTCTCCGCGCCGGTGGACATCATCGTCGCCACGCCGGGGCGCCTGCTGGACCACCTGGAGCGCGGCAGCGTCCGCCTGGACCGCCTGGAGATGCTGATCCTGGATGAGGCCGACCGCATGCTGGACATGGGATTCAGCGAGGACATGGAGAAGATCGTGGCCCGCGCCCCTGCGGACCGCCAGACCCTCATGTTCACCGCCACCATGGACGCCACCGTCAGCAGGATGGCGGAGCGCATGCTGCGCAACCCGCAACGGGTGGAGTTGGCCGTGCGCACCGCCTCCCACGCCCTGATCGAGCAGCGCCTGCACGTGGCCGACAACCTTCACCACAAGAAGGAACTCCTCAACCATCTGGTCAGTGACCAGACGCTCACCCGGGCCATTATCTTCTCGGCCACCAAACGCGATGCCGACGAACTGGCGCGCGAACTGTCCCGCAACGGCCACCAGGCCGCGGCGTTGCACGGCGACATGAACCAGATCGCCCGCAACAAGACCATCGAGCGCATGCGCCGCGGCGGCATCCGCCTGTTGGTGGCCACCGACGTGGCCGCACGCGGCCTGGACGTCACCGGGATCAGCCACGTGATCAACTTCGACCTGCCGCGCTTCGCCGAGGACTATGTCCACCGCATCGGTCGCACCGGCCGCGCCGGCGCTTCCGGCATCGCCATCTCCTTTGTTTCCCGGTCTGAAGTGAGTTATCTGGAAAAGATCGAGCGCTTCATCGGCAAACGGCTGCCGGAGCAGAATATCGAAGGGCTGGCCCCGCTGGCCGTCCTGCGGCGGAGTTCGGGAGGTGCAAAACGGCCGGGAGGCCCGGGAGGGAACCGTTTCTCCAAACCTGGCGGCAAGTCCAACGCCTCCCAGGGTCAGGGAAAACCGTGGAATAACGCCGGGAAGTCATCCGCCGCCAAGCCGCGTCGTGCACCGGGCCACCAGCCGGTGGTGGAGTATCGCAGCAGACGGGCGCCGTCCGAACCTCGTTAG
- the mtnP gene encoding S-methyl-5'-thioadenosine phosphorylase, with protein MKDAAIGVIGGSGLYEMEGLEDVRRVQVETPFGTPSDEYVTGVLNGVRMAFLPRHGRGHRLLPSEVNYRANIYGMKKLGVERIISVSAVGSLKEIIAPGHIVIPDQFIDRTKGIRKDTFFGEGIVAHVGFADPVCLDLSEALHAAALKAGAVAHKGGTYICMEGPAFSTRAESFMYREREAAVIGMTNLTEAKLAREAEICYGIIALSTDYDCWHTSHDDVSVEAVVQIIQQNVAMAKEIIRHAVAAIDGREQSCPCGSALRYAIISDRSVIPAETKQNLELLIGKYL; from the coding sequence ATGAAGGATGCGGCAATCGGGGTTATCGGCGGGAGCGGGCTCTACGAGATGGAAGGGCTGGAAGATGTCCGGCGGGTGCAGGTGGAAACGCCCTTCGGCACCCCTTCGGACGAGTACGTTACCGGCGTGCTGAACGGCGTGCGGATGGCGTTCCTCCCCCGCCACGGCCGCGGCCACCGCCTGCTCCCTTCCGAAGTCAACTACCGCGCCAACATCTATGGCATGAAAAAGCTGGGGGTGGAGCGGATCATCTCCGTATCGGCCGTGGGCAGCCTCAAGGAGATCATCGCTCCGGGCCACATCGTCATACCCGACCAGTTCATCGACCGGACCAAGGGCATCCGCAAGGATACCTTCTTCGGCGAGGGGATCGTGGCCCATGTGGGGTTTGCCGACCCGGTCTGCCTCGATCTGTCGGAGGCGCTTCATGCGGCGGCCCTCAAGGCCGGGGCGGTCGCCCACAAGGGGGGCACCTACATCTGCATGGAGGGGCCGGCCTTTTCGACCCGCGCCGAATCGTTCATGTACCGCGAGCGCGAGGCGGCGGTCATCGGCATGACCAACCTGACCGAGGCCAAGCTGGCGCGCGAAGCCGAGATCTGCTACGGCATCATCGCCCTTTCCACCGATTACGACTGCTGGCACACCTCCCATGACGACGTGTCGGTCGAGGCGGTGGTTCAGATCATCCAGCAGAACGTCGCCATGGCCAAGGAGATCATCCGCCACGCCGTGGCCGCCATCGACGGCCGGGAACAGAGCTGCCCCTGCGGCAGCGCCCTCCGCTACGCCATCATCAGCGACAGGTCGGTCATTCCGGCTGAAACGAAACAAAATCTCGAACTGCTCATCGGCAAATATCTGTAG
- a CDS encoding PfkB family carbohydrate kinase: protein MGIVVVGTVAFDTVETPFGRGENVLGGSATYFSTSASFFTDVSLVAVVGEDFPAEHVSFLQSRDINTDGLQRIPGKTFHWSGKYGYDLNEAQTLDTQLNVLTEFRPNLPESYRDADYLFLANIDPDLQMEVLDQVRRPKLVACDTMNFWISSKPEELKKVLRKVDIVVINEGEARQFTNQSNLVKAAREIIALGCKRLVVKRGEYGVLMFTADSVFAAPAYPLEEVFDPTGAGDTFAGGFMGYLANTGDLSEEGLRQAIVFGSVMASFNVEDFSLDRMKRLEYREIEARYRSFKALTSFRDISELKS, encoded by the coding sequence ATGGGAATCGTTGTCGTCGGCACCGTGGCCTTTGATACGGTGGAGACCCCTTTCGGCAGGGGCGAGAATGTCCTGGGGGGCTCGGCCACCTATTTTTCCACCTCGGCCAGTTTTTTTACCGATGTCTCGCTGGTGGCGGTCGTGGGGGAGGATTTCCCCGCGGAGCACGTGAGCTTCCTCCAGTCGCGGGATATCAATACCGACGGTCTGCAGCGGATCCCCGGCAAGACCTTCCACTGGAGCGGCAAGTACGGCTACGACCTGAACGAGGCCCAGACCCTGGATACGCAGCTCAACGTCCTGACGGAGTTCCGCCCCAACCTGCCCGAGTCCTACCGCGATGCCGACTACCTCTTCCTGGCGAACATCGACCCGGACCTGCAGATGGAGGTGCTGGACCAGGTGCGCCGGCCGAAGCTGGTGGCGTGCGATACCATGAATTTCTGGATCTCGTCCAAGCCCGAGGAATTGAAGAAGGTGCTCCGGAAGGTTGACATCGTGGTGATCAACGAGGGGGAGGCGCGCCAGTTCACCAACCAGTCGAACCTGGTCAAGGCGGCCCGCGAGATCATCGCCCTGGGGTGCAAGCGGCTGGTGGTCAAGCGGGGCGAGTACGGGGTGCTGATGTTCACGGCGGACTCCGTGTTTGCGGCGCCGGCCTACCCGCTGGAAGAGGTCTTCGACCCGACCGGCGCTGGCGACACCTTTGCCGGAGGCTTCATGGGGTACCTGGCCAATACGGGCGACCTGTCCGAGGAGGGGCTCCGCCAGGCCATCGTCTTCGGCTCGGTGATGGCCTCCTTCAATGTGGAGGATTTCAGCCTCGACCGCATGAAGCGCCTGGAATACCGGGAAATCGAGGCCCGCTACCGGAGCTTCAAGGCGTTGACGAGTTTCCGGGATATTAGCGAGCTCAAATCGTAA
- a CDS encoding lipopolysaccharide assembly protein LapB, whose product MALAVAGCATGRQQEGKKEPGSYHYQMGLSYLGERNYTNALIELTEAEKFDPENPELLYNLGLAYLGKKRFALAEQKLQQAIMLKQNYSPARNDLGVVYLELKRWDNAIQQFKIVKDDIFYQDSESAAINLGLAYLGKGDYPKALEELRAVIVANPRNPVARLSLGRVWFAMDKTEQAVAEYRKALEIFKEFGAAYYYLGLAQLKQNNLDAARSSFNEVLRIIPDSELGHASLGYLELLK is encoded by the coding sequence ATGGCCCTGGCTGTCGCCGGCTGCGCCACCGGGCGCCAGCAGGAGGGGAAGAAGGAGCCGGGCTCCTACCATTACCAGATGGGGCTTTCCTACCTGGGAGAACGCAACTATACCAACGCGCTGATCGAGCTGACCGAGGCGGAGAAATTCGATCCCGAGAACCCGGAACTGCTCTATAACCTGGGCCTGGCCTACCTGGGCAAGAAGCGTTTCGCCCTGGCCGAGCAGAAGCTCCAACAGGCCATCATGCTGAAGCAGAACTACTCCCCGGCCCGTAACGACCTGGGGGTGGTCTATCTCGAACTCAAGCGGTGGGACAACGCCATCCAGCAGTTCAAGATCGTCAAGGACGATATCTTCTACCAGGACAGCGAAAGTGCGGCCATCAACCTGGGGCTGGCCTACCTCGGCAAGGGGGACTACCCCAAGGCGCTCGAGGAGCTGCGGGCGGTGATCGTCGCCAATCCGCGCAATCCCGTGGCCCGGCTTTCCCTGGGCCGGGTCTGGTTTGCCATGGACAAGACCGAGCAGGCTGTCGCCGAATACCGCAAGGCGCTGGAGATCTTCAAAGAGTTCGGCGCCGCGTATTATTATCTCGGTCTGGCCCAACTCAAGCAGAACAACCTTGATGCCGCCAGAAGCTCCTTCAACGAGGTGCTGCGCATCATTCCCGACTCTGAATTGGGACATGCGTCCCTGGGGTATCTGGAGCTTCTCAAGTAG